The following is a genomic window from Streptomyces sp. BHT-5-2.
ACCGCCTCGACGAGGCGCTGGCCCTCTGGCGGGGGCCGGTGCTCGTCGGGATGATGCTCGGCAGCGTCCTCGACGCCCACATCACCTACATCAACGAACTCCGGTTCGCGGCCACCGAGTTGCGCATCGAGGCCAACCAGCGCCTCGGGCGGCACCAGGAGCTGATCCCGCAGCTGCGGCTGCTGGTCGCCGCGAACCCGCTCAACGAACGGCTGCACGCCCAGCTCATCACCTCGCTGCACAAGTGCGGCCGGCGGGCCGAGGCCCTGCAGGCGTACCAGAGCCTGTGGCGGACGCTCGACCTGGAGCTGGGCGTCGAGCCCGCGCGCGAGGTGCAGCTCCTCCAGCACGCCATGCTCAGCGAGGGGAGCGCGGTGCCGGACCGGTGTTGAGCGGCCGCGGCGCCGGGCCCGGCCGTTCGGCGGTCGGGTCCGGCGCCGCGCCCGCCCGGGCCGGTTCGCGGCGGGCGCGGCCTTAGTCGAGGAGGGCCACCACCCGCGTCCAGCCGGCGCCCGCACCGGCGACGGCGACCGGGAAGCAGGCGACCGTGAAGCCGGTGGCCGCCGGCAGGTCGGCGAGGTGGGCGAGCTTTTCGAGCTGGAGGTACTCCCGGGTCCGGCCGTAGAGGTGGGCGGGCCACAGGTGGCCGCGGTCGCCGGTGCGCCGGTAGTCCTCGATCATCGACCGCATCGGCCGGTCCAGTCCCCAGGCGTCGATGCCGATGACCCGTACCCCGCGCTCGACGAGGAAGCGCGTGCCCTCACCGGTGAGCCCGGGGTGGTCGGTGAGGTAGCGTGCCGAGCCCCACAGCGCGTCGGCCCCGGTCCACAGCAGGACGAGGTCGCCGGGGCGCAGTCGGTGCCGGGCCGCGGCCAGCGCCTGTTCCAGGTCGTCGACGGTGATGCCCTCGCCGGCCGGCACATGGCGCAGGTCGAGCCGGACGCCGGGGCCGAAGCACCACTCCAGCGGCACCCGGTCGATGCTCTTCGCCGGGCGGCCGCCGCTGAACGGGCCGTAGTGCAGGGGCGCGTCCATGTGCGTGCCGGTGTGCGTGGTGAGCGTGACGGTCTCGTTCGAGATCGCCATGCCGTCGGGGAAGTCCTCCGGGGTGAGGCCGAGCACGGCGGCGGCCGCCTCGTGGTCGAGCACCTCCACCGTCACCGGTGTGGCCTCGCTGACGGTGTCCCGGGTGGCCACGCTGAGGTCGACGAGACGGCTCACGCCGCTCCCCCCTCACCGGCCGGCCGGTCCGCTTGGGTGGTGCGCATGGGCGCTCTCCTGTCCTCCTGGCAGCGAATTCGCACCAGCGTCGACCGACCGAATCGAATATCGCTCGAATATGCCATGGGCGCGCCATAGCGGAACCAGGAAATCCGGAAGGAAACACCGACGGGAATCGTTGGTGCGACTCTCCGGGATATGCAAAGATGCGCCCCACGCGCGGGCGCGCCGCGGGAACCGCGTCGCAGTCAAGATCCGAGAAACAAGATCTGCAACACAAGATCCACAAAGGAAAAGCGAACACCGGAGGGGGAATCGGCATGCAGGCCGATCAGGAAGAGGCGTTCACCAATCCACGGGAATTCGGTCCCATGACCGTCGGGCCGGACGACCGACGATATCTGGATCTTGTTTCCGGATTCAATCGGCGCTTTCAGGCCACGCCCGAGTGCATTCGTCTGGTCGGATCGACCGGGCAGGTCGTCCGGGCCGTCCAGGAGGCGGTCGACGCCGGAAAGCGCCTCTCCGTCCGCAGCGGCGGCCATTCCTACGGCGACTTCGCGTACAACAAGGACGTCGACATCGTCGTCGACCTCTCGATGATGGACGGCGTCTCCTACGACCCGCACCGCAGGGCGTTCGCCGTCGAGAGCGGGGCCCAGCTGGGGCAGATCTACGAACGGCTCTTCCGCGGCTGGGGCGTGACCCTGCCCGGCGGGGTCTGCCCGTCGGTCGGCATCGCCGGGCATGCGACCGGCGGCGGCCACGGGCTGCTCTCGCGGCAGTTCGGGTATGTCTGCGACCTCATCGAGGCGGTGGAGGTCGTGGTCGTCGACCGCCACCGCAGGGCCCGCGCCGTGATCGCCTCCCGGGAGGACACCGGCGAGCTGCGCGACCTGTGGTGGGCCTGCTCCGGGGGCGGCGGCGGGAGCTTCGGCATCATCACCAGGTTCTGGTTCCGCTCCCGCGAGGCGTCCGGGCACCGGCCTGAGCACCAACTCCCCCGCCCGCCGCGCGAGGTGCTGATCAGCACGGTCTTCGCCTCGTGGGACCAGCTCGACCAGGCCGCCTTCACCCGCCTGGTCCGCAACCAGTGCCAGTGGTACGTGGAGAACAGCGCGCCCGGCTCGCCGACCGAGGCGCTGTGCGGCCTGCTCTTCCTGCAGCATGTGTCGAGCGGCGGGATCAGCATGCTCACCCAGGTCGACGCGGCGGCGCCGAACGCGGAGAAGCTGCTGGAGGAGTACCTCGGCACGGTGACCGCCAACACCGGCCTGGCCGGGCCGTTCCCGTCCCGCCGCCTGCCCTGGCTCGCCTCGACCGTCACCCTCGACACCAGCAACCCCACGGTCGAGACCAACGCCACCCTGCGCGCCGCCATCAAGCACGCCTTCCTGCGCCAGCCGTTCACCGAGGAGCAGTGCGCCGTGATGTACCGGCAGTTGACCCGCCGGGACTACACCAACACCGCCCCCGGATCGGCGCTCATCCAGCTCGGCGCGATGGCCGGCGGCCGGATGAACGCGCCGGCGCCGTCCGACACCGCCCTGTTCCAGCGCCGTTCGGCGACCGTGGCGCTGTTCGAGACGTTCTGGACGGAAGCGGCCGAGGACGACAAGCACCTCGGCTGGCTGCGCGAGCTCTACAGCGGGGTCTTCGCCGGGACCGGCGGCTACCCCGTCCCCGGCGACCGCTACCAGGGCTGCAACATCAACGCGCCCGACCTGGACATCCTCGACCCCGCGCTCAACACCTCGGGCGTGCCCTGGCACACCTTCTACTTCGGCGAGAACTACCCCCGCCTCCAGCACACCAAGGCCCGTTGGGACCCGACCGACGTCTTCCGGCACTCGCTGTCGATCAAGGCGAACTGACGCACCATCACGACCGGGCCGGGCGCGGGCACCCGCCCCGCGACCGGCCCGACACGGTTTCGAGCGGTCCTCGAGCCCGCCGGACCAGTTTGGCCGCATGGATGCCACACACGCACAGCACACCGAGCACAGCCGGATCGTCGCCGCCCCTGCGGACGCGCTCTACGGCCTGGTGGCCGATGTCACCCTGTGGCCGGCCCTCTTCGGACCGAGCGTCCACGTGCGGCACCTGGAGCGGTCCGAGCGCGCGGAGCGCTTCGAGCTGTGGGCGACGGTGAACGGAGCGGTCACCTCCTGGAGGTCCCGTAGAACCCTCGACCCGGAGGGTCGGCAGGTGACCTTCGCGCAGGAGGTCAGCCGCCCGCCGTTCGCGTCGATGGGCGGGGAATGGCTCTTCCGCGAACTGCCGGGCGGGCGCACCGAAGTGATGCTGCGGCACGTCTTCACCCCCACGGACCCCGGCCGAGAGGCGGTCGCACGGGCCGTCGCCGCCCTGGACCACAACAGCTTCGCGGAACTCGCGGCCCTCGCCCGGATCGCCGAGCTGGGCCACCCCGTCGCGGACCTCGCCTTCTCCTTCACCGACCACGTCGAGCTGCCCGGTGCGCCGGCCGACGCCTATGCGTTCGTCGCGCAGGCGGACCGGTGGGCCGAGCGGCTGCCGCACGTCGCCCGGGTACGCATGACCGAACCCGCCGAGGGCGTCCAGGAGTTGGAGATGGACACCGTGACGGCGGACGGCACCGGCCACACCACGCGGTCGGTGCGGGTGTGCCACCCGCCGGAGTGGATCGCCTACAAGCAGCAGCTCCCCCCGAAGCTGCTGCTCGGCCACAGCGGCCTGTGGACCTTCGCCGACGGCCCCGGCGGCGCGGTCCTCACCTCCCGGCACACCGTCCTGCTGAATCCCGACGCGGTCGCCGAGGTCCTCGGCCCGGGCCACGGACTGGCCGACGCCCGGGACGCGGTGCGCACGGGGCTGAGCCGCAACAGCGCCACCACCATGGCCCACGCGGCGCAGCACGCGGCCCGCGCCCGCCGGTGAGCACGGCGGACGCGGGCCGGGGCGGACGGCGGTCGGGGTCAGGGCGCGAGCAGCAGCCGGTCCTGCCTGACCTGCCGGGACCGGTTCAGCAGCGCGCCGTCGACGCGGACCAGCACATCGGTCACCAGACAGCTCGGCCCCAGCCGGCTGCCGGCGCCGGGCCGGGTGTCGACCACCAGGGCGTAGAAGGTGGCGCGCAGCGAACCGTCCTGCTGCGGATCGACGACGAGCATGTCGAACCAGTGCCGGCGGACGACCGGATCGTCGTCGAAGCGCCGGTGGAACTCCCGCAGCTCGGCGACGATCCCGGCCCGGGTGCGGGCCAGTTGGCCCGGTGTGTGGCTGAACTCGCCGTCCTCGGTGAAGGTGGCCGCGAACGCCTCGAAGTCGCGCCGGTCCATGAGCTGCATCTGTCGGGCGTGGAAGTGCTGGACCTCGGCGTGGAGCGCGGTGAGGTCCTGGGTCGCTGTCATCGGCTTCTCCTCCGGAGCGCGGCAGGGGGACGGCCGCCAACGTGGCCGGGGCGACTCGCAACTCGCTCGCGGATCGCCCGCAGAACCCTGGGGCGCGGGCGTCCAGGCGCGTCCCAGCGGTCTTCGAGCGGGCCCGGCCAGGGTGGCGCCCGACCCGGACACCGACCGAGTGCCCCCCGTGGGAGGAGCAGAGCATGACCCGTACCGACCGGCATGTCATCGTCACCGGTGCCACCAGCGGCATCGGCCTGGCCGTCACCGAACGGCTCGCGCAACTGGGCCACCGCGTCTACGTCTGCGCACGGCGGGAGGACGTGCTCGCCGACCTTGTCGCGTCCCTCAGGGACAAGGGCCTGGAGGTGGACGGAAGCCCCTGTGACGTGGCCGTGCCGGAGCAGATCCGCGGTTTCGTCCGCGCCGCCGTCGACCGGTACGGCCCGGTGGACATCCTGGTCAACAACGCCGGCCGCAGCGGCGGCGGCGCCACCGCGGAGATCGCCGACGAGCTGTGGTTCGACGTCGTCAACACCAACCTCAACAGCGTCTTCCTGATGACGAAGTCCGTGCTGACCACCGGCGGGATGCAGGGCAGGGACTGGGGCCGGATCATCAACATCGCCTCGACCGGCGGCAAGCAGGGCGTCGTCCACGCCGCCCCCTACTCGGCCTCGAAGCACGGTGTGGTCGGCTTCAGCAAGGCGCTCGGCCTGGAGCTGGCGCCGACCGGCATCACCGTCAACGCCGTCTGCCCCGGCTTCGTGGAGACCCCGATGGCCGAACGGGTGCGGGAGCACTACGCCGACATCTGGGGGGTGACGACCAGTGAGGCGTTCGACCGCATCACCACCCGGGTGCCGATGCGCCGCTACGTGGAGACGGACGAGGTGGCGGCCATGGTGGAGTACCTGAGCAGCGACCGGGCCGGCGCCGTGACGGCCCAGGCCCTCAACGTCTGTGGCGGGCTGGGCAATTACTAGGTCCGGCCGACGAGTCCGTCCCACGGGTCCGTCCCACGGATCCGTCGGACAGGTCGGGGCCGGATCCGCCACCATGGACCGACGACGGGCCGGCCACCGGACCCACACCGGGCACCACCACCGAGCACGGAAGGCACCGCATGACCAACGGACGGCACCACGACGAGACGGCACTGGTGACGGGGGCCAACAAGGGCATCGGCCGGGAGATCGCCCGCCGGCTGGCCGCCGAGGGGATGACCGTCTACCTGGGCGCCCGTGACGAGCACCGCGGCCGGGAGGCCGAGCGCGCACTGGTCGAGGAGGGCCTGGACGTCCGCTTCGTCCGGCTGGACGTGACCGTGCAGGAGCAGGTCGACGCCGCCGTCCGGCGGATCGAGGAGACCAGCGGCCGACTGGACGTCCTGGTCAACAACGCGGGCGTGGTGGTGGAGTGGGGCGTCGAGGTGCCGGAGGTCACCGCCGCGCAGATGCGGTCGGCCTTCGACGTCAACGTCTTCGGGACCGTCGCGGTGACCCAGGCGTGCCTGCCGCTGCTGCGCCGCTCGCCCGCCGGACGGGTGGTCAACATCTCCAGCCCGCTGGGCTCGCTGACCTACCTCGGTGACCCGGACCATCCGATCTCCACCCGCGGGCTGCTGCCGTACAGCGCGTCCAAGGCGGCGCTCAACGCCGTCACGCTGGTGTACGCCAACGCGCTGCGCGAGGCGGGTGTCCGGGTGAACGCGGCCAACCCGGGGCTGGTCGCCACCGACCTCAACGCCCGCTCCCCCTTCGACCGCGGGACCCGCGGCCCCGAGGAGGGCGCCGAGGTCCCGGTGCGGCTCGCGCTCATGGGCCCGGACGGGCCGACCGGGACCTTCCGCGGCAGCATGGACGGCTCGGTGGAGGAGACGGTGCCCTGGTAGGAGCCCGCTGCCCCGTCGGCCGAAGCCGGATCAGGTCAGGTCGAACTCGCCGGCGCGGGCGCCCAGGACGAAGCCGCGCCACTCGGCGGGGGTGAAGATCAGCGCCGGTATCTCCGGGCTGCGGCCGTTGCGCATCGCGACGTAGCCCTCGACGAAGGCGATCTGGACGTCGCCGCCCACGCCGCGGCTGCTCGTCTGCCACTCGGCCTCGGTCAGGTCGAGCTCGGGCCTGGGCCCGCCCGCCAGCCGCTGGTCGATGATGCTGTCGGCCACGTATCCGCTCCTCCCGCTCGTCGTCCGTGGCGCCAGGGTAACGACTGGGCCCCGGGACGGACAGAGGACGTCCGGCGGGCTCCGGGGCGTCAGCCGGCGGGCGCCTCGGAGCCCACCAGCCACATCGAGAAGAACTGCGCGCCGCCGCCGTAGGCGTGCCCCAACGCCCGCCGGGCGCCGTCCACTTGGTGCTCGCCGGCCCGGCCGCGCACCTGGAGGGCGGCCTCGGCGAAGCGGAGCATTCCGGAGGCGCCGATGGGGTTGGTGGAGAGCACCCCGCCGGAGGGGTTGACGGGCAGGTCGCCGTCGAGCGCGGTGACCCCGGACTCGGTGAGCTTCCAGCCCTCGCCCTCGGCGGCGAAGCCCAGGTTCTCCAGCCACATCGGCTCGTACCAGGAGAACGGGACGTACATCTCGACGGCGTCGATCTGACGGCGCGGATCGGTGATCCCGGCCTGGCGGTAGACGTCCGCGGCGCAGTCCTTTCCGGCCTGCGGGGAGACGAAGTCCTTGCCGGCGAAGAGGGTGGGCTCGCTGCGCATCGCCCCGCCGTGCACCCAGGCCGGTGGGTGCGGGGCGCGGGCGGCGCCGGCCCGGTCGGTGAGGACCATGGCGCAGGCGCCGTCGGAGGAGGGGCAGGTCTCCGCGTAGCGGATCGGGTCCCAGAGCATCGGCGAGGACTGGACCTTCTCCAGGGTGAGGTCGTGCTCGTGGAGGTGTGCGTACGGGTTCTTCAGGGCGTTGCGGCGGTCCTTGTAGGCGACCAGGGAGCCGATGGTGTCGGGGGCGCCGGTGCGCCGTATGTAGGCGCGGACGTGCGGGGCGAAGAAGCCGCCGGCGCCGGCCAGCAGCGGCTGCTGGAAGGGGACCGGCAGGGACAGGCCCCACATCGCGTTGGACTCGGACTGCTTCTCGAAGGCGAGGGTGAGGACGGTGCCGTGCACCCGGGCGGCGACGAGGTTGGCCGCGACCAGGGCGGTGGAGCCGCCGACCGAGCCGGCGGTGTGCACCCGGAGCATCGGTTTGCCGACGGCGCCCAGCGCGTCGGCGAGGTACAGCTCCGGCATCATCACGCCCTCGAAGAAGTCGGGGGCCTTGCCGATCACCACCGCTTCGATGTCGGCCCAGGTCAACTCGGCGTCTTCGAGCGCACGTCGGGCGGCCTCGCGCACGAGTCCGGCGATCGAGACGTCGCGCCGGGCGGCGACGTGCTTGGTCTGGCCGACGCCGACGACGGCCACCGGCTCCTTCGCGGTCGCTGCGTTGCTCATCGCTCCCCCTCCAGGACGGCGACCAGGTTCTGCTGCAGGCACGGCCCCGAGGTGGCGTGCGCCAGGGCGCGGTGCGCGTCGCCGCGCCGGATGGCGGCGGCGGCCTCGCCGAGGCGGATCAGCCCGGCGGCCATCACGGGGTTGGCGGCCAGGGCGCCGCCGGACGGGTTGACGCGGACCGCGCAGTCGGGTGCGTCGAGGCGCAGCGCGCGCCGCAGTACGACCTCCTGCGAGCTGAACGGGGCGTGCAGTTCCGCGGTGTCCACCGGTGCGTCGAAGGCCCCGGCGCGTTCGGCGGCGAGCCGGGTCGAGGGCGAGTCGGTCAGATCGCGGACGCCCAGGCCGTGCGCCTCGATGCGGTGGTCCAGGCCGCGGATCCAGGCGGGGCGGTCGGCCAGGCGGCGGGCGGTGTCGCCGGCGGCGAGGATCACCGCGGCGGCGCCGTCGACGACCGGCGGGCAGTCGCCGGTGCGCAGCGGCCCGACGACCTGCCGGCCGGGGCCGGTGTCCGCGCCGCCGCGGCTGCGGGCGCCGATCCCGGCCAGTTCGCGGGCGTCGGTGAGGCCGGCGTCGAGCAGGGCCTGGGCCTGGAGCGCGGCGAGCGCCACGGAGTCGGGCCAGAGCGGGGCGACGTAGTAGGGGTCGAGCTGGCGGGTGAGGACCTCGCGGAGGTCGCCGGGCGAGGACTTGCCGTACGCGTAGACCAGCGCGGTGTCGGCGTCGCCGGTGAGGAGCTTGACCCAGGCTTCGTACAGCGCCCAGGCGCCGTCCATCTCGACATGGGACTCGGAGATCGGCGGCCAGGCCCCGACGCCGTCCAGCGCCATGGTGAAGGAGAAGGCGCGGCCGGCGAGGTAGTCGGAGGAGCCGGAGCAGGTGAAGCCGATGTCCCGGGCCGCAAGGCCGGTCTGCGCCAGGACGTCGTGCAGCACCGGCATCAGCATCTCGACCTCGGAGGTCTCGGAGCTGTCCGGGACGTGCTCGCTCTGCCCGAAGGCGACGATGGCGACCTCGCGCACCGGGCCGCGCACTGGCTCGGACATCAGATCAGCTCCTTGTAGCTGTCGTAGTCGGCGTCGGGCTCGCCGGTGGGGCGGTAGTGGTCGGGGTACCGGGCGCCCTCGGCCCAGACGGGCTCCACCCGCAGCCCCATCCGCACCTGGTCGTAGGGGATGTCGCCGATCCGGGCGTGCAGCGCCAGATCGGCGCCGTCCAGGGCGATATGGGCGTAGACGTAGGGCACCTCGATGTCGAGGTTGCGGGCCTTGATGTTGACGATGCAGAAGGTGGTGACGGTACCGCGGGGGCCGACCTCGACCTGCTCCGCGGTGGCCACCCCGCAGGTGGGGCAGGCGCCACGGGGCGGGACGTACACCTTGCGACAGGCCGGGCAGCGCTCACCGAGCGTCCGCCGCTCGGCGAGTCCCTGGATGTAACGCGACTGCGTACGGCCGGGCGCGTAGACGTAGTCGAGCCGAGCCGCCGCGATGATCCCGGTGACCGGCTCACCGAACTGACCGCTGTGCGCCTGTGGTTGATACGCAGCGGTGCCTGGGCACCCAGCGGTCCCTGGAGAACCGGTGGTCCTGCCAGGCCCGGTGGTACTGGTGGTCCCGGTGGTCTCTGCGGCCCCTGTACCCTCGGCGGCCTCGGCGGCCTCGGCGGCCCCTGTTCCCCCTGCGCCCCCTGCGCCCCCTGCGCCCCCTGCGGGAATATCCCCCTGCCCGTCCGCGTTGTGGCCCCGCAGGGGGGCCTCGCCACCCCTACGGGATCCGTTCGCCCCCACCCTAGGTGCCCCCGCCCCCACCCCCGCCGCCTCCTCGGCGGGCTCCCCCGCCCCCTCCCGCGCGGGTTCGAAGCAGGCGATGTCCCCGATGGCGCCGGTGCGTTCGGCGGCCCAGCGGATCCGGACCCGCATGCCGGTGCGCACCGCGTCCGGGCCGGGTGCGTCGAGGGCGTGCAGCAGGGCGGTGTCGGCGCCGTCGAGCCGGACCAGGACCCAGGCGAACGGCGTGGCCAGCGGCTGGCCGCGGCGCGGGGACGGGTTCCAGGCCCAGGTGGTGACGGTGCCGGTCGGTGCGACCTCGACCAGGTCGCGCAGTTCGTCGGCGGTGACCGGGTCGTACTCGACGGGCGGCACCACCACCCGGCCGTCGCGCGCCCGGACGCCGAGGACGGTGCGTTCGCGCAGCCCGGTGAGGAAGGCGCTCTGGACCGGGCCGAGCGAGCGGGTGAAGGGGAATTCCACGGCGAGCGGCGCGGTCAGGACCTCTGGCATGGGGGACTCCTCGGTCGGATCGGGTCAGGCGCGCCGGAAGACCGGTGGGCGCTTCTCGGCGAAGGCGCGGGAGCCCTCCTTGGCGTCGGCGGTGTCGAAGACCGGCCAGCCGCGGGCGAGTTCGGCGGTGAGCCCGTCGGCCTCGGTCATCCCGGCGGTCTCGTAGACGGACGCCTTGACCGCCTCGACGGCGAGCGGGCCGCAGGCGTTGATCCGCTCGGCGATCTCCAGGGCCGCCTCCAGCGCGCTGCCGTCGGGGACGACATGGCCGATCAGGCCGATCCGGGCGGCCTCGGGCGCCGGGTAGGGGCGGCCGGTGAGCAGCATCTCCAGGGCGTGGGTGCGGGGGATCTGTCGGGGCAGCCGGACGGTGGAGCCGCCGATCGGGAACAGCCCGCGCCGGACCTCGTAGAGCCCGAAGGTGGCGCTCTCGCCGGCGACCCTGATGTCGGTTCCCTGGAGGATCTCGGTGCCGCCGGCGACGCAGTGGCCCTCGACGGCGGCGATGACGGGTTTGCGCGGGCGGTGGTGGCGCAGCAT
Proteins encoded in this region:
- a CDS encoding AfsR/SARP family transcriptional regulator; amino-acid sequence: MSQLLGLLLVQNGETVGVDTLIEELWGEHVPRSASTTLQTYVYHARKIFAELPDGQAVLATRPAGYVIQVPDDAIDVAVFERLVQQSRRLLENGHAEAALDRLDEALALWRGPVLVGMMLGSVLDAHITYINELRFAATELRIEANQRLGRHQELIPQLRLLVAANPLNERLHAQLITSLHKCGRRAEALQAYQSLWRTLDLELGVEPAREVQLLQHAMLSEGSAVPDRC
- a CDS encoding cyclase family protein, whose translation is MSRLVDLSVATRDTVSEATPVTVEVLDHEAAAAVLGLTPEDFPDGMAISNETVTLTTHTGTHMDAPLHYGPFSGGRPAKSIDRVPLEWCFGPGVRLDLRHVPAGEGITVDDLEQALAAARHRLRPGDLVLLWTGADALWGSARYLTDHPGLTGEGTRFLVERGVRVIGIDAWGLDRPMRSMIEDYRRTGDRGHLWPAHLYGRTREYLQLEKLAHLADLPAATGFTVACFPVAVAGAGAGWTRVVALLD
- a CDS encoding FAD-dependent oxidoreductase; the protein is MQADQEEAFTNPREFGPMTVGPDDRRYLDLVSGFNRRFQATPECIRLVGSTGQVVRAVQEAVDAGKRLSVRSGGHSYGDFAYNKDVDIVVDLSMMDGVSYDPHRRAFAVESGAQLGQIYERLFRGWGVTLPGGVCPSVGIAGHATGGGHGLLSRQFGYVCDLIEAVEVVVVDRHRRARAVIASREDTGELRDLWWACSGGGGGSFGIITRFWFRSREASGHRPEHQLPRPPREVLISTVFASWDQLDQAAFTRLVRNQCQWYVENSAPGSPTEALCGLLFLQHVSSGGISMLTQVDAAAPNAEKLLEEYLGTVTANTGLAGPFPSRRLPWLASTVTLDTSNPTVETNATLRAAIKHAFLRQPFTEEQCAVMYRQLTRRDYTNTAPGSALIQLGAMAGGRMNAPAPSDTALFQRRSATVALFETFWTEAAEDDKHLGWLRELYSGVFAGTGGYPVPGDRYQGCNINAPDLDILDPALNTSGVPWHTFYFGENYPRLQHTKARWDPTDVFRHSLSIKAN
- a CDS encoding aromatase/cyclase, with the translated sequence MDATHAQHTEHSRIVAAPADALYGLVADVTLWPALFGPSVHVRHLERSERAERFELWATVNGAVTSWRSRRTLDPEGRQVTFAQEVSRPPFASMGGEWLFRELPGGRTEVMLRHVFTPTDPGREAVARAVAALDHNSFAELAALARIAELGHPVADLAFSFTDHVELPGAPADAYAFVAQADRWAERLPHVARVRMTEPAEGVQELEMDTVTADGTGHTTRSVRVCHPPEWIAYKQQLPPKLLLGHSGLWTFADGPGGAVLTSRHTVLLNPDAVAEVLGPGHGLADARDAVRTGLSRNSATTMAHAAQHAARARR
- a CDS encoding nuclear transport factor 2 family protein, whose translation is MTATQDLTALHAEVQHFHARQMQLMDRRDFEAFAATFTEDGEFSHTPGQLARTRAGIVAELREFHRRFDDDPVVRRHWFDMLVVDPQQDGSLRATFYALVVDTRPGAGSRLGPSCLVTDVLVRVDGALLNRSRQVRQDRLLLAP
- a CDS encoding SDR family NAD(P)-dependent oxidoreductase produces the protein MTRTDRHVIVTGATSGIGLAVTERLAQLGHRVYVCARREDVLADLVASLRDKGLEVDGSPCDVAVPEQIRGFVRAAVDRYGPVDILVNNAGRSGGGATAEIADELWFDVVNTNLNSVFLMTKSVLTTGGMQGRDWGRIINIASTGGKQGVVHAAPYSASKHGVVGFSKALGLELAPTGITVNAVCPGFVETPMAERVREHYADIWGVTTSEAFDRITTRVPMRRYVETDEVAAMVEYLSSDRAGAVTAQALNVCGGLGNY
- a CDS encoding SDR family oxidoreductase; this translates as MTNGRHHDETALVTGANKGIGREIARRLAAEGMTVYLGARDEHRGREAERALVEEGLDVRFVRLDVTVQEQVDAAVRRIEETSGRLDVLVNNAGVVVEWGVEVPEVTAAQMRSAFDVNVFGTVAVTQACLPLLRRSPAGRVVNISSPLGSLTYLGDPDHPISTRGLLPYSASKAALNAVTLVYANALREAGVRVNAANPGLVATDLNARSPFDRGTRGPEEGAEVPVRLALMGPDGPTGTFRGSMDGSVEETVPW
- a CDS encoding DUF397 domain-containing protein, which translates into the protein MADSIIDQRLAGGPRPELDLTEAEWQTSSRGVGGDVQIAFVEGYVAMRNGRSPEIPALIFTPAEWRGFVLGARAGEFDLT
- a CDS encoding thiolase domain-containing protein codes for the protein MSNAATAKEPVAVVGVGQTKHVAARRDVSIAGLVREAARRALEDAELTWADIEAVVIGKAPDFFEGVMMPELYLADALGAVGKPMLRVHTAGSVGGSTALVAANLVAARVHGTVLTLAFEKQSESNAMWGLSLPVPFQQPLLAGAGGFFAPHVRAYIRRTGAPDTIGSLVAYKDRRNALKNPYAHLHEHDLTLEKVQSSPMLWDPIRYAETCPSSDGACAMVLTDRAGAARAPHPPAWVHGGAMRSEPTLFAGKDFVSPQAGKDCAADVYRQAGITDPRRQIDAVEMYVPFSWYEPMWLENLGFAAEGEGWKLTESGVTALDGDLPVNPSGGVLSTNPIGASGMLRFAEAALQVRGRAGEHQVDGARRALGHAYGGGAQFFSMWLVGSEAPAG
- a CDS encoding thiolase domain-containing protein encodes the protein MSEPVRGPVREVAIVAFGQSEHVPDSSETSEVEMLMPVLHDVLAQTGLAARDIGFTCSGSSDYLAGRAFSFTMALDGVGAWPPISESHVEMDGAWALYEAWVKLLTGDADTALVYAYGKSSPGDLREVLTRQLDPYYVAPLWPDSVALAALQAQALLDAGLTDARELAGIGARSRGGADTGPGRQVVGPLRTGDCPPVVDGAAAVILAAGDTARRLADRPAWIRGLDHRIEAHGLGVRDLTDSPSTRLAAERAGAFDAPVDTAELHAPFSSQEVVLRRALRLDAPDCAVRVNPSGGALAANPVMAAGLIRLGEAAAAIRRGDAHRALAHATSGPCLQQNLVAVLEGER
- a CDS encoding Zn-ribbon domain-containing OB-fold protein translates to MPEVLTAPLAVEFPFTRSLGPVQSAFLTGLRERTVLGVRARDGRVVVPPVEYDPVTADELRDLVEVAPTGTVTTWAWNPSPRRGQPLATPFAWVLVRLDGADTALLHALDAPGPDAVRTGMRVRIRWAAERTGAIGDIACFEPAREGAGEPAEEAAGVGAGAPRVGANGSRRGGEAPLRGHNADGQGDIPAGGAGGAGGAGGTGAAEAAEAAEGTGAAETTGTTSTTGPGRTTGSPGTAGCPGTAAYQPQAHSGQFGEPVTGIIAAARLDYVYAPGRTQSRYIQGLAERRTLGERCPACRKVYVPPRGACPTCGVATAEQVEVGPRGTVTTFCIVNIKARNLDIEVPYVYAHIALDGADLALHARIGDIPYDQVRMGLRVEPVWAEGARYPDHYRPTGEPDADYDSYKELI
- a CDS encoding crotonase/enoyl-CoA hydratase family protein; translation: MGGTEHAATAPARPEDAATEHLTVTRTGATLVLTLDRPEAKNALSLPMLVGLHDGWLAADADDGIRSIVLTGAGGSFCAGMDLKALAGGGMTGDAYRDRLRADPDLHWKAMLRHHRPRKPVIAAVEGHCVAGGTEILQGTDIRVAGESATFGLYEVRRGLFPIGGSTVRLPRQIPRTHALEMLLTGRPYPAPEAARIGLIGHVVPDGSALEAALEIAERINACGPLAVEAVKASVYETAGMTEADGLTAELARGWPVFDTADAKEGSRAFAEKRPPVFRRA